ACCGGCTCAAATTGTTCGAACAGCACGGCCAATCTCTCAAACCGGTCCTTCTTTTTAAGTCGCGTACCATTCGCGAGAGCCGGGCGTTTTTTGAGGAATTTACCGAGCGGATGTACCACCTGACAACGGCAGATCTGGAGAACCTTCTGCGTGGGTCGGTGCCCGCGCCGCTTAGCGAAGCCTTTCGCTTTTTTGAGACGCAGCACCTCCCGCTGCACGGCCTTGTAGAAGAAGTGCGCAACGCCTTTTCACCCGCAAACCTGCTGGTCATCAACAGCCAGTCGGAGAGCGAAACCGGGCAACTGGCCGTCAACTCGCTGGAAGATCCCGCCAATCCGTACCGGGCCGTGTTTGCGGTCGACAAGCTCAACGAGGGGTGGGACGTGCTCAACCTGTTCGACATCGTACGGCTGTACGACACGCGCGACGCACGGGCGGGTAAACCGGGCCGTACCACCGTGGCGGAGGCACAACTGATCGGCCGGGGGGCGCGTTACTGCCCCTTTCCGTTGCAATCGGATCACCCCGCGGACCGGCGCAAGTTCGATGCCCAACCTGACCACCCGCTGCGGATCGGCGAGACGCTCTATTACCACAGTGCTTACAATCCGCACTACATCCGCGAACTGCACACGGCGCTCGTCGCCCTCGGCATGCAACCGCCTGATGCACAGCACCTCACCCTACGTCCCAGCGCCGCCTTTCAGGCATCGGCCGCGTACCGGCACGGCATCTGGTGGCATCATCCATCTGGAAAAACCCCACGCACGGCACACACGACGCTAACCGCCGTGCTGCCAACTCGACCACTGCGCGTCGCAATCAGGGCAGGGCGGCACTTAGTGGGCGAGGCCTTTGTACAAGACACGTCCACAGCCGAAGCACCTGGGAAACAAGAAATGGAGACGGTTGAGAGGTTGACTGCATGGGGTGAGGCGATCGTACGCAAGGCCCTTTGCCAACTGCCCTTTTACCAGTTCGACCGGCTGCAAACGTGGTTTCCCCGCCTGACGTCCATCACGGAATTTATCCACGCCGCCGACTACCTGAGCGCGGTGCAGGTAGCGTTGCCTGCTCCCTCACACGAACTTTCTCCGGCAGAACGGCTTCGTGTGGCGCGAACGGCCCTGGAACGCCTCCAGGCCTTGATCAGCACCGAAAAGCGGGACATTCTTCCCCTGAAGCCCGTGCCGCTCCGGCAGCATCTGGCCGCCCGTCGGGTAACGCTGGAAGCGCCGCAACGGCACGCGCCGCCACACTCCGGCTATGTCTTTGAAGAGGTCTGGACGACGGCCGACCGGTTGCCTTTTCTTACGGCATTTGACCGGCATTACGCCACGCTGTCGACTTGCTTCGAGGAGGTGTATGCCCTTACGCCCGCTTGGGGAGAACGACTATTTTCCCCGGACGGACAGGTGATTACGCCCGATTTAGTCTTGCTGCTGGCGCGTCAGTCCACTCGTTACCAGGTACATTGCTCGTTCCGGACAAAAACGCACAACTTTCCCCGGGAAACCCATGTACGGGAAGGCCATACGTACGTTGTGGAGGGGATCGCCCTGGAAACTGTAGCGGCGTGGGAGGCGTTTCTGGGCGCGTTACCGGAAGGCTAACCGATAGGCCAGTTTCAGTTCCAGCGACTGGTTGTAGTACCGCTGTGGCTGCGGCACCATCTCCCGACCGTAGGAGACGAAGCTGAGGTGATCGATCAGCTCCAGCGCAAAGCGGCGGCGGTCGCGCCAGTTCAGGTCATAGCCCACCCCAAGGGCCACCCCGCCATCGATTGGGTTGGCACCCCGCTCCCGTTCGTACGTTGCGTCGCTGGTTTTTCCTTTTTCGGTAGCACGCAACAGCACGTCCAGAAACGCTCCGCCGACGAAGAAAAGCTGCCGGTTCCGTCCCACGTAAAACTTGTTGTAGAGCGGAATCGAGAGGTACTCCTGCTTCCACCGTGCCGAACCGTCGACGTTCGAGAAATGAATCTTCGCACCCTTCTGCACGTAGCCCGCTCCGATTTCGAGCGCGTATAGTTTCCCGAACCGTTTCCCGATTCCCAGAAAAAACGCCGGACTTGGTTGGAAACGGCGACTGGCCGGATGGTTGGCGTAATAGCGGTCGGCGCGCTCCCAGTTCAAACGTGTTTCGGAAGTGGCATCGGGACCGTATTGGTTGGCAAAGCCGATCCCCGCCTTGCCGATGAGGTAAAAAGGCGTGGCCATTTCCTGTCCGAAAGCGTGGCCGCACAGGCAGAGCAGTGTCAGGAGGAAGAGGGGTTTCATGCGTTGCGGGAATTGAGGTAGCACTGGGAAACGAGTTTTGTATAAGGGACGGTGCCCCTTTACAATTCGTTGCCTTTCGCCCGACCGGCTTTAATTTTCTGCAGAACACGTGAGGGCGATAACGGATTGCCTTTCTCTGCCTACCTTTCCACGTTTTCCTTTTGGGTATGAGCACACAGCAACTGGAACGGTCCATCGGCCTGCGCCTGGTGATCGTCATCGTGGTCGGGAACATCATCGGCTCGGGCGTGTACAAAAAAATCGCCCCGATGGCGGCCGAACTCCACTCGTCGGGTTGGGTGCTGGTGTGCTGGCTGCTGGCGGGCATCATCAGCCTGTTCGGGGCGCTGAGCAACGCCGAAGTG
This region of Catalinimonas alkaloidigena genomic DNA includes:
- a CDS encoding DEAD/DEAH box helicase family protein gives rise to the protein MTLHQHFSAAHPAAFYRQRVPLGLTQNLSAARPLRPYQQEALGRFREYWETRRDANAPTHLLFHMATGSGKTLLMAGLMLDLYAKGYRHVLFFVNSTNILEKTRENFLNPASSKYLFAARMTWQGAPLRVREVTTFERREEGEIQVLFTTIQGLHSRLQTPRENSLTLEDLADQPLVLLSDEAHHLNATTKRKKALSANERAELHSWESTVQRVFGAHADNVLLEFTATADLHHPDLAQKYQDKLLFDYPLRQFRQDGYSKEVKVLQTDAPPFERALQGIVLSQYRLKLFEQHGQSLKPVLLFKSRTIRESRAFFEEFTERMYHLTTADLENLLRGSVPAPLSEAFRFFETQHLPLHGLVEEVRNAFSPANLLVINSQSESETGQLAVNSLEDPANPYRAVFAVDKLNEGWDVLNLFDIVRLYDTRDARAGKPGRTTVAEAQLIGRGARYCPFPLQSDHPADRRKFDAQPDHPLRIGETLYYHSAYNPHYIRELHTALVALGMQPPDAQHLTLRPSAAFQASAAYRHGIWWHHPSGKTPRTAHTTLTAVLPTRPLRVAIRAGRHLVGEAFVQDTSTAEAPGKQEMETVERLTAWGEAIVRKALCQLPFYQFDRLQTWFPRLTSITEFIHAADYLSAVQVALPAPSHELSPAERLRVARTALERLQALISTEKRDILPLKPVPLRQHLAARRVTLEAPQRHAPPHSGYVFEEVWTTADRLPFLTAFDRHYATLSTCFEEVYALTPAWGERLFSPDGQVITPDLVLLLARQSTRYQVHCSFRTKTHNFPRETHVREGHTYVVEGIALETVAAWEAFLGALPEG
- a CDS encoding porin family protein codes for the protein MKPLFLLTLLCLCGHAFGQEMATPFYLIGKAGIGFANQYGPDATSETRLNWERADRYYANHPASRRFQPSPAFFLGIGKRFGKLYALEIGAGYVQKGAKIHFSNVDGSARWKQEYLSIPLYNKFYVGRNRQLFFVGGAFLDVLLRATEKGKTSDATYERERGANPIDGGVALGVGYDLNWRDRRRFALELIDHLSFVSYGREMVPQPQRYYNQSLELKLAYRLAFR